Part of the Candidatus Rokuibacteriota bacterium genome, CCCGGAGCCCGACAGCCCGGTGATGACCACGAGCTGGTCCCGCGGGATCTCGAGATCGATGGCCTTGAGATTGTGCTCGCGGGCGCCCCGGATGACGATGCGGTCGTTGGCCATCGAGGCCTCATTCTACCCCGGCGTGCGTCGACCGGCGAGCCAGAGCACGACGAGCGCGGCCGGCAGCGCCACGACGGCCGGATAAGCGGCCGCCGCAGCGAGGAGCGCGCCGGACGGACGGCCACGCACGGACCCGGCGGCGGCGAGAGCGGCGAACAGGAGCAGCCCGACGCAGCCGGCCAGCGTGGCAGCGCCCGGCCGCACCGCATGCTGCGGCAGGAGAACCGGTGGCGCGAGCGTCGAGGCCGCAGCCCCGAGGACGAGCACGACCAGCGCCCACGGGTCCACGGGCCAGAGGCTCGCGACCCCGGCGGTGCCGAAGGCCATGGCCCAGAGACTCAGGTCCCGGCCGATCTGCCCGTCTCCCGTGGCATCCACGCGGGCCACGCCTTCCCTGAGCGCGATGCTGGAGGCGAGGAAGCCGGCGAGGGCGCCCCCGAGGAGCAGCCCCTGGAGCCGGAGCGTGCCGGCGCTCTCGCCGAGCACGAGCCCGGGCACGTCGAGCAAGGCCTCGGCCGTCACCCCGCCGAGGAAGAGGTCCGGGGCCCGCAGCGCCGAGTAGACGGCCCACGCTTCGGCCCAGAGCAGCGCGAGCACGAGCCCACCGCCCACGAGACCCAGACCGAGGCGCGAGGTGCGAGACGGCATGGCGGAGGGCAGGAGCGCGAGGGCGCCGCCGACGAGCGTCACGACCAGCCCGACCCCTTCGCGGGCCCGGGGCCGTCGGCCCGCGGCCCAGGCGATACCCGACCGGGGCGCGCCCGGGACACGCCTGTCCGCCTGGAAGCGGACGCGCATGCCCGCCATCGGCTCGAGGCGGTCCCCAGGCCGCGCGGTGACGGACTGGCCTGGCGAGAGCTTCCACTCCCGCTCGGCGCCCCGGCCGCCGTCCTGGCTGAAGAGCCGCACCGTCCCCTCGCCCGACACGGTGATGCGGTGCTCCTCGTCGAACACGATCCCCGTCTGCCCGCGAGCGAGGCTCAGGTCCCGGCCGTCGGTGACCCAGTGGCTCAGTCGCGGGAAGTGGAAGCCGGAGCGGCCGGCCACCACTTGCCAGGCGCTCACGGGGCCGATCCCCGAGGCCAGGGCAATCACGAGCAGCGGCCCCACGGCCCCCGCAAGCGCCACGAGCAGCAAGGCCGCGGTCCCTCGCTCGGCGCCCCGCCACGCGGTGAGCACGAGCCCGCTGGCCGCGGCGATGGCGATCCCGTGCACGCGCGGGAGGCCGAGCCGGCCGGCGAGATCGCCGAGGACGAGCAGGTTCGCCCAGATGAGCGCGGCAGCGACCAGGAAGAGCGCGGCCACGTGGAAGAGGGGGACGGGGCCGGTTCCTGGACGCCCTCGCCCCGACCCGGCCACGAGGGCGAGGAGCGGCGCCACCACGGCCACGAGCCCCACCCAGAGTCCATCGGGGCCGCCCGCCAGGATGAGCGCCGGCAACGTGAGCCACACGGCAGGCGTGAGCCAGACGGCGAGGATGCCCGAGGCTCCCATCACTGGAGATCCGGGGGGCGCGCATCAGGCGCCGCCGCGGCAAGCGGCGCGCAGAGGGCGGCCACCACCGTGGCGGCAGCCACCGGAGCCAGGACGCCCCCGTACCACCAGAGGATGGACAGCCCCCCGACCCGGATTGCCGCAAGCTCGTTCGGCGAAAGCGCCAGCACGGGAAAGCCGCCGAGCAGCAGCAGGAGGAGGCCCGCGGCTGTGCGGCGGCGCCGGATGGCGGTGGACGGGGACGGCGGCGGGTCGCGGCGGGCGTGGGGTGATATGCTCATGCAACGCTTGCTTTCTTCGCCACGGGCCGCATTATAACTGAGGCATCGCCCGTGCCCGGCCGACCGGGCGCCCCCGATGAGGCCCGCAGGGCCGAAGAGGCCAAACCGCCACGCGAACTCATCCACATTCAAGCGACATGGTCAGAGGCCCGCAGGGCCGAAGAGGCCAAACCGCCACGCGAGATCATCCACATTCAAGCAAGATAAAGGAGTCTTCATGGTCGAGCGCATCCAGCGGGTGATGGTGATCACGGCCCATCCGGACGACTCCGAGTTCGGCGCGGGAGGCACGGTGGCCCGGCTCGCCAAGGAGGGCAAGCAGGTCGCTTACTGCATCGTGACGGACGGGAGCAAGGGATCGGGCGACCGCGACATGACCCCGGAGCGCCTCGTGAAGATCCGCCAGGAGGAGCAGCGGGCCGCGGCCCGGGTCCTGGGTGTCGAGACGGTGGAGTTCCTGGGCTTCCCGGACGGCGAGCTGGAGGACACGCGCGAGTCCCGGATGGCGGTGACCGCCGCGATCCGGCGCCACCGTCCGGACCTCATCATCACGCAGAACCCCCACCGCACCAAGAACCTCTTCGCCTCGCACCGCGATCACCGGATCGCCGCCGGCATCGTGCTCGACGTGGTCTATCCGCTGGCCAGGGACCACATGGCCTTCCCCGAGCTGCTCGCGCAGGGGCTCGAGCCCCATAAGGTCAAGGAGGTCCACCTGATGTGGTGGGAGGACCCCGAGGTCGTCGTGGACATCTCGGACACCATCGACCTCAAGCTCGAGGCGCTGGCTTGCCACGCCAGCCAGCTCCGCGACATCAGGGCCGTCGCGTCGCGCGTCCGCGACCGGGCCGCCCAGTTCGGTCGGCTCAAGGGCTACGCCTACGCCGAGACGTTCGACCGCATCCGGATCGAGCGGTAAGAGGATCCCTGGATGATCAAGGCCGCGACCCTCACCGAGCTGATGGGGCAGCGGGCGGCCGCCGATCCCGAGACCCCGTACTTCCACCTCTTCGACAGCCCCGTCACCTACGGCATGCTCTGGCGCGAGAGCGCGCGCCACGCCGCCGGCCTCTCGCGGGCCGGCGTGGAGCGCGGGGACAAGGTCTGTCTCATCTACCCCACCTGCGCCGAGTTCTTCTACACCTTCCTCGGCGCGCTCAGGCTCGGCGCCGTCCCGGTGCCGTTGTACCCCACGCTCGGCGTGGAGGGCACCGCCAACATCTTCCGCGACTCCGAGGCAAAGGCGGTCGCCACCATCGGCTGGTTCAGGCGCGGCGTGGAGGAGGCGCGCGCCGCCGCCGGGAACGTGCGGGCGATCCTCGAGCCGCCCGACCTGGAGGCAGATGGGCCCGTGCCCGCCATGCCGGAATCGAGCGAGGCAGACACCGCCTTCATCCAGTACACCTCTGGCAGCACGGGGCATCCCCGCGGCGTGGTCCTGAGTCACGCCAACGTTTGCCGGACCGTGGAGTTCATGGCCGAGGCCGCCCAGCTCACCCGGGAGGACGTGGTCGTGTCGTGGCTGCCCCTGTACCATGACATGGGGCTCATCGGCTGCGCCTTCACGCCGCCGATCACGGGCTCACCGCTCTACCTCCTGCCGCCAGATCTGAGGAATCCGCGCCACTGGCTGGAGCTGATCACCCGCGTGCGGGCGACGTTCACCGTCTCTCCCGATTTCGGGTATCGCAACTGCGTGAGGAACATCCACGATCCGAGCGGTCTGGATCTCTCCTCGCTCAAGCAGGCTCTGTGCGGCGCCGAGCCGGTACGGCTCAGCACCATCCGGGCCTTCGAGGAGAAGTTTGGCGTGCCCAACCTGATCACGCCAGCCTACGGGCTCGCCGAGGCCACGCTGGCCGTCGCCATCTGGCCGCGCGGAGTGCCGCTTCGCCTCGACCGCTCCGGCCACTTCATGTCCGTGGGGCAACCGTGCCGCGGCGTCTCCGTCCGGATCATGCAGGAAGACCGGAGCG contains:
- a CDS encoding PIG-L family deacetylase, with the protein product MVERIQRVMVITAHPDDSEFGAGGTVARLAKEGKQVAYCIVTDGSKGSGDRDMTPERLVKIRQEEQRAAARVLGVETVEFLGFPDGELEDTRESRMAVTAAIRRHRPDLIITQNPHRTKNLFASHRDHRIAAGIVLDVVYPLARDHMAFPELLAQGLEPHKVKEVHLMWWEDPEVVVDISDTIDLKLEALACHASQLRDIRAVASRVRDRAAQFGRLKGYAYAETFDRIRIER
- a CDS encoding AMP-binding protein, encoding MIKAATLTELMGQRAAADPETPYFHLFDSPVTYGMLWRESARHAAGLSRAGVERGDKVCLIYPTCAEFFYTFLGALRLGAVPVPLYPTLGVEGTANIFRDSEAKAVATIGWFRRGVEEARAAAGNVRAILEPPDLEADGPVPAMPESSEADTAFIQYTSGSTGHPRGVVLSHANVCRTVEFMAEAAQLTREDVVVSWLPLYHDMGLIGCAFTPPITGSPLYLLPPDLRNPRHWLELITRVRATFTVSPDFGYRNCVRNIHDPSGLDLSSLKQALCGAEPVRLSTIRAFEEKFGVPNLITPAYGLAEATLAVAIWPRGVPLRLDRSGHFMSVGQPCRGVSVRIMQEDRSVAADVEGEICVRSPGVMQGYHNNPEATRQVLSPDGWLRTGDLGFVDDEGYLFITGRLKDLILLGGENIIPGDIEEVVDNVPGVRYSAAVGLESERLGTQRLHVVAEVREGVADRETLSGLVREIVQRVHHARGHRPAKVLLVQSSTIPKTSSGKIQRARLGQMIASNELGDRLLYASGGHRE